In Methanophagales archaeon, the DNA window TCGACCGGGATTTGAACCCGGGCTGTGGGCTTGGAAGGCCCAAGTCATACCCCTAGACCATCGACGCACCACTTTGTCTTTATTATATATTCCTTCTTTAAATTTAAATATAAACAAATAATTATTAGCACGACACTTAAAGCTTCCCGTATTCGACGTGGATACAGGGTCAATAGCTACGACTGCCACATTTTATCAGTCCTTATCGCCATTTCTCACTATCACCTCGCTTTTATACGCTAAGAATAGTTGATAGTTATAACTGCGGGATGTTTAAAAACTCTTTATAGGTATGTAGTGAGTTGTTTGGTGTTTGTTGGACAGCCTCGAAAAAGGAGAAGAGGTGAAAGATTAAAGATTAAAGATTAAAGGTTAAAGATTAAAGATGTTATACATTTAAATGTATAAATCTTTATAAAGACTTATACACAAATAAGTATAAAAAATGTGATAGAAGGGTTGAGAAAATGGTGGAAAGAGTGGGAGATATTGATAGAGAGATCCTGCTTAGATATGTCATTGCAAAGTTAAGAGAAGCACCGAGATTAGCACAAAATTATACCAGGATAGATGGCAGCCCTACCAAATACAGAAGAGCTTATTTTAGAATTAAAAAGTACATTGACGATTTTTTGCTTGGAAATATCGAGAATAGATTTGTGGTTATGCCCGGTCTAAGGGGTGTGGGGAAGACAACCATCCTTTTTCAGATATACGAATATTTAAGGGACGATAAAAAGATAGAGCAGGATAGGATTCTTTATCTCTCTACTGATGAACTGAAGGTATATCTGGGAGCCAGGATAACTGAGGTAATTGATGTTTTTATTGATGAAGTACATCAAACCTCTCCTGTAAATCTGGATAAAGAATTGTTTATCCTGATAGACGAGGCACATTATGATAAAGAATGGTCACAAACAGGTAAGATATTATATGATCAGAGCAAAAAGGTCTTCTTAGTATTTACCGGTTCTTCTGCATTGAGTTTAGAGATGAGTGTGGATGCTGCACGAAGAACAAAGAAAGAAACAGTTTTTCCGATGAATTTCTCAGAATATCTCATCTTAAAATATGATCTTTTTCCACCGGGAGGCATGGCTGAAAGTTTGAGAGAATTGATTTTCAGAGGGGACGAAGCATCTATACAACATGCATCCAGAAACGAGAATGAACTGAGGAAAAAAATGTTGAGAATATCTAAGCCAATTAAAAAAGAGTGGGAGGATTTTCTGTCTTGCAGAGGATTTCCCTTTGGATTGGGTATAGACCCGATAGACGTGTATGAAAGAATATTCAGCATGATTGACAGGGTGATAGAAAAAGATGTCTTTTCCGCACAATCTTTCAGTACAAAAACAAGAGAGACTATTTCAAGAGTTCTTACCTTTTTAGCACTGCAAAAACCAGGTGGAACCTCTGATTCAAAGCTTGCAGATAAATTGAAAACATCACCGACTTTGATAAGGAGTATATTGGATGTTCTGGAGAAGACACATTTAATTTTTAGCATAAAGCCTTATGGTGGTGCCGGGAAGATCATAAGAAAACCTTGGAAATACTATTTTTTATCTCCTTCAATAAATGCTGCTATAAGGTTCAAACTCGGCACATATGACACAAAGGACCGTGAGATGCTGGGGGTGTTAGCAGAAAACCTCGTTGCCTCGTACTTTTTCAGGATGAAGGAGACGGTAAATATGCCCCCGGGAATATTTTATGACGCAGAAAAGGAGGGGGTTGATTTCTTACTTCAAGATGCAACAGGAGAAAATATAATACCCATTGAAGTCGGTCTTGGAAAGAAGGGTAAAAGTCAGATTGGAAAAGCTATTAAAACATACAGATCCAGATATGGAATTGTGATATCAAACACAACAGAAAAGATAATGATAAAAGAAGATATAATTTATCTTCCCATAATAACATTTTCATTCGTTTAAATATATCATATAGCATAGCGTGTCGTTTATCTTCCGCATAACCTGCTCGCTGAGCCCTTGACTTAAATATCAAATTAAATAGAAGGAAGTTACTTTTTATAGAATGGGAAAATGAAACGATTGTTTGCGGCGGTATTCGCTATTGCATCAGTTACAATCACAGTGATACTTCTTTCGGGCTGTGTTACCAGGCAGGCGCAGGATTGGGCGGTTACCAGCGAAGGGCTGTTGAAATACCCGAAATGTACACCGGTATATCAATTGACGACGCTCGAAGCTGCTGACAATTACACGCTTTATAAGGTCACGTTTACAAGCAGAGGCACGGAAATATCAGGACTTATGCGAATGCCCGTAACGTCAGATAGAAAACTCGTCCCGGGGGTCGTGCTGCTTCCTGGAGCAACAGTGACAAAAGAAGGCGAGCAGAGGCTTGCGAAATATTTGTGTGGTCTCGGGTATGCAAGTATCGCAATAGACCAGCGGAATTTAGGTGTTGTGGATATACAGGGCGATTTACAGATGTTTTTGAATGGCGAAGAGCCGAGAGAGCACAAGATGGTGCACGATGCTCTTGCTGCTGCCGCGGTCTTACGTGCTCAGCCCGGGATAGATGCAGAGCGCATTGTATATGCGGGCGAGAGTAACGGTGCACGGTTTGCCATCATTGCATGCGCACTTGACCCAGAAGCACGAGGTGTGATTGCAATCAGCACGTGTGGATATGGAATAGATGCTGCAATTGCTTCCGGGCGACTGAACGACCCGGAGGAAATTCGATTCTACCGATCTATTGACCCTGAGACGTATCTTGATAAGATTCCACCGAGGAAGTTCGTAATGATTCATTCACTGAACGATACGGTCATTCATTATGAGAACGCACTGCGGACATACGCAAAGGCGGACAAGCCGAAGGAACTGCATACCGTTGGGACTGCTACGCATGGGTATTGTAAGGAAATGGATGCGTTCATCAAAACGGAACTCGAAAAGATGCTTCGATAGCAGGTTAGAAGTATAGCAGTATAGCAGTTTGGAGGTTTGGAGGCTTAGAGGCTTAGCTTAATTGCGTTGCAAAGGGGTATAATTGGAACGTCTTCTTCGGGAATGAGGGATGAATAGAAATTTATACAATTGTGCAATTTACTTTTTCTTATCATAGATAACAGTTTTTAACTGTAAACCTCGTATAAAAGGTCAATTTCTTCTATAATGTTCCTCTATGTACCCTTTATAATTCTGTTGAGATAAGTATATCTTTTAGACCCTTTGCGCCTTTCATTAAATAAAGTAGACCAATACTTAATGGAGTGCCTGAAAGAATAATATCGACAACTTCAAAAATTAAAATATCATTGTAAAGCTCACCATATGTGTCCAAAACAAATATGAGAAACAATGCTATAATAAAAAGATTAAAGGCATTCACAAAACTTTTTCCACATTCCCTTGCAGAACGTAATTTTTTTCCTGTCCATCCAATTTTTCCTGAATCGCTGTTCTTATTTCATCCGTGAGAGAAGATCGCTTCCATTCTTCGAGTTTTGAGATAGGTTCCCGTATCCTTTCACATACAGGACAAAGCAATGCTGCTGCCATAATAGAGAGTCCAGCAAGAGTCGCAACAAATATTACATTAAAAATTTGATCGACATTTTGTAAAACAACTAATAATTCATTCATGTTTTACATCTCACTTACTTTGTAATATGTAATGTTTGCCATTTTTGCATTTTGCATTTTTTTGCTTTTACATAAAAATTGGTCGAGTCCCCATTTTATAGGAAAGCATTTATATCCTATATTTCAATAGGAAACACAAAGGGATTGACGAAATGAGAGAAGTGAACTTAGACGAATTCTTTTGTCCAAACGAGGCAAGCTCAGATTACGGAAAGAAAGAAAGGAAGGAAGGGAAAACATCGTGCTAAAGGAACGCTATGGCAAACAGTATGGCAAACAGAATACTGCACAACTCAGATGCAAGACATGCAAGAAGACTAAGACTTTTAGTGAATGAATTACTCTCTGATACAGAAAATAGGCGAGATAAGAGCACTGATAATGCATTTGTGCCTGTTCTTTGCGTGGATCAACCTCGTTAAACCACACGATACACTAAAAATCGAAATTGCGGATGGTGAACGGCGTTGGATTGCGTAGCATTTTGATTAAACTTTTTTAAAGTTTGATAGAATACCTGCAATGGCTGCTAACCTCACAGACCACATCTGGGAATTAGAGGAGTTATTCAAGTTTAAACCACTCCCATAGCAGGTGAATATCAGAATATGCAGGGTGCAACGGGTCTATTTAGCTAGTGCAAACTCTCTTGTTTTTTTTGACCCGTTCGCCAGCCATACATCTGCATTCTATATTATTCAAGGGGCATTATAAAATTTGTATAGCATACTCTGTTTATATTTACATCTTCTCTTTCAAGTCGATGGAAGAGGGACACGCCCAGATTTTGATGATTGTTATCTATTCTCCTTTTAAGCCCGTGGAAATTGCTAGCTAGGGTTGTCCGGTAATCTCAGATTGCTTGCGGCTAATTTGAAATAATAGGTTAAGAAAAAGATAAAAAATTAAATAGTTTTATTCTAAAATGACAAAGTCAAGATACTTAAGGGGGATATTAAA includes these proteins:
- a CDS encoding ATP-binding protein, with the protein product MVERVGDIDREILLRYVIAKLREAPRLAQNYTRIDGSPTKYRRAYFRIKKYIDDFLLGNIENRFVVMPGLRGVGKTTILFQIYEYLRDDKKIEQDRILYLSTDELKVYLGARITEVIDVFIDEVHQTSPVNLDKELFILIDEAHYDKEWSQTGKILYDQSKKVFLVFTGSSALSLEMSVDAARRTKKETVFPMNFSEYLILKYDLFPPGGMAESLRELIFRGDEASIQHASRNENELRKKMLRISKPIKKEWEDFLSCRGFPFGLGIDPIDVYERIFSMIDRVIEKDVFSAQSFSTKTRETISRVLTFLALQKPGGTSDSKLADKLKTSPTLIRSILDVLEKTHLIFSIKPYGGAGKIIRKPWKYYFLSPSINAAIRFKLGTYDTKDREMLGVLAENLVASYFFRMKETVNMPPGIFYDAEKEGVDFLLQDATGENIIPIEVGLGKKGKSQIGKAIKTYRSRYGIVISNTTEKIMIKEDIIYLPIITFSFV
- a CDS encoding acetylxylan esterase, with the protein product MKRLFAAVFAIASVTITVILLSGCVTRQAQDWAVTSEGLLKYPKCTPVYQLTTLEAADNYTLYKVTFTSRGTEISGLMRMPVTSDRKLVPGVVLLPGATVTKEGEQRLAKYLCGLGYASIAIDQRNLGVVDIQGDLQMFLNGEEPREHKMVHDALAAAAVLRAQPGIDAERIVYAGESNGARFAIIACALDPEARGVIAISTCGYGIDAAIASGRLNDPEEIRFYRSIDPETYLDKIPPRKFVMIHSLNDTVIHYENALRTYAKADKPKELHTVGTATHGYCKEMDAFIKTELEKMLR